A stretch of DNA from Hirundo rustica isolate bHirRus1 chromosome 1, bHirRus1.pri.v3, whole genome shotgun sequence:
GAAAGGAAGCAAGAAGTTTAACAGAGAGAGATCTCTGTGCCCTTCACAGCCAGGCAGCTGAGGCTTTGTTATACCTTCTTTTCACAAGCAAAGATCATTCAGATGCTTCTAGGCTCCATCCTTGCTTTTTTGAACAACTTATGGCAAAATTTAGGATGAACAACCATGCCAGTCTCCAGAAGCCAACATGATGTGCCCCTCTTTGGGTACAGGAGCCTCTGATCTGCTGCTACCACACCTCTGGCTCCTCTGAAAGGGAAAATGCTGCAACAAAGGTATTCTTGATGATGTTCTCCCACACGTAGTGGGACTGCTGTTCCCAGGACTCCTTCTGAGGGACAAAGGTCTTGGCAGCAGCCATGCTGCTCCAGAGGTGAGGGAGATGCTCTGAACACACAAATATGAGCAGGGTGTGTTTGACTGCACTGTCTGAGGTGAGGCCCCCCAAAAAATACTCCTACAGTGCTGTATCTGCCAAACCCAGCAAGTGAGGGGTGGGATCTCCAAAGGTTTATTTATGAAGTTTCTGGATGGGCTGTTGAGCAGGTGGGTGGGGAGGTCTGAACATTGCTGGCCATGCCAGTGACATGATGGCAGCACTCTGATCGCTATTTCCAGTGATGAGGAGCAAAGTGCTCACTCTAACCCACGTCAAGGAGCACAGGGTCAATGCTCAGCATGCTGTGCTTTGGTGGTAAATCCAGCAGCTGGCAGTTTCCAGCCTTTGCTTGAGGAATTTATTAACACAAAATGAACAACTgtcatgttttctgtttctgttgcaGCATCGCTGGGCAGATTCTCAGCTTTGTGGCAGAGCTAGCTGTTTGGTGGGAttgtccttttcctctccttcctaccgttcatttttcctttccagaccAGAACACCTGGAGGCAGTATCTTCCCGATGGCCATGGAGAAAGCTGCCAGCCTCAAAACCTATTTACATGAATGTCCACCATCACATGAAAGTTTCTTTCTCTGTCAGAATGATAAGTTGTTTTTATTCCCCCCTCAGATTAAAGGTAACATAAAAAGTGTTTTATCTGCACTGGGTTGTGCTTTGAGTTTCTGGGTTGTTCCATCAGCATCTGCTGATAGTGCTAAGCCCTGAAATGTGAAAACAGCTATTTTAGCTGTCGCACTACTGATGCAATGACTACTTTTGTGATGCCTGCACAACACACAGCAGATATATACATAATGTTAAAAGGCTTCTTTATGAGGCCAAAGCTTTGGGTTGTATTGAAGCAATTCTGAAGTAGCATCTTTGTCTGCCTGGCGCTTGTTGCCTGCCCATAGCTAAGATCAGGCTTTGCTCCATATCCTGAAAAAATTTGGATTTCAAGTCAATTtgtgccttttaaaaaacacaaaggcCCACAAATATTTCAGGCAAAACTTCAGACTATTGCTCAGTGAGATAATAAGCTGTAAGTGCTCTGACCTCCCAGTATCGCTAAATTATTATGTTCCTGAACAATACTGTATTgtggaaacaaaaagcaataaCTGCTGCCTTCTGTTATCAATcaaccagcagcacagcaataAAGTTATTTAACTCTCACTCTCAGGAGCACACAAATCTGTACCAGTGGGTGTGGAGCAGAAATGGACACAGACCTTGATGTTTAATTACTTCAAAATTAGTTCATAAACGGCTAACTTAAGCAATGTGAGTGACAGCACATGACAATTGTATGTGTATTTCCCAAAAAAGAGGCATCTTAAACCGCAGCAAGTCAGGGAAGGCACAACAGCTTGGCGATTGCAACTGCTTGGTATTTTGAAAAGTAGTTTTCAATTTCTAGTGGATGTCACTTACGGAAATGATAGGAATGTGCAATTGTGGCACACAGTCTGTGTTCCTAAGACTTGGGCGTCAgccttttaaattaattcaattaTGTCTTAAAGTCCTATTGTATCTATCTGGGGTTGGTTTTTAGATATGCTTATTTAATTAgtacttctatttttatttttgtggagaTACCTCTTGACCTCCAATCCTCCCTACGTGCTACGTGTTTTAAGGAAGGATGTTTATGGCTTGTTTGgaggttgggtttttgttgttgttgtttgtttgtttgttttggtttgtttttggttttgttttctgttggtCCTTTGGGTTGggtgtttttgctttttgtttggtttagttttgttgctttgtttggctttttttgggtTCTTGATGCTTTTTGCATCGTGGAGCTCTGTACTTTTAATGTTGTCACgggaaggagagggaacagcGTATCTGCGGAGGTACCTGTAGGCAGAGGGACGTGCGGGCACACCTGTGGTATGGGCACTCACACGTAAAGGCTCTCTCGAGTACAGGAGCTCGCAGGAACGGGCTGGGGCGCGCGTTTATTCCCGGTTACAGCGTCAGGACCATGGGGAAGCCGGGAGCAGCCACGGGCGCTGCGCCAGCGGCTGCGCGGTCCCGGAGCGCCCTCTGCTGCCCATCCGCCGCCACGCCGCAGGGCTGGGGGGGCGCCCGGGGGCCTCGGGGACGCCCGGGAGCCTCGGGACACGGACACCTGGGATCCTCGGGACACCTGGGATCCTCGGGACACGGACACCTGGGAGCCTCGGGACACCCGGGAGCCTCGGGGACACCCGGGAGCCTCGGGACACCTGGGATCCTCGGGACACCCGGGAGCCTCGGGGACACCCGGGAGCCTCAGGACACCTGGGATCCTCGGGACACGGACACCTGGGATCCTCGGGGACACCAGGGATCCTCGGGACACCCGGGGGCCTCGGGACACGGACACCCGGGAGCCTCGGGACACCCGGGAGCCTCGGGACACCTGGGAGCCTCGGGACACCTGGGAGCCTCGGGACACCCGGGAGCCTCGGGACACCTGGGATCCTCGGGACACGGACACCTGGGATCCTCGGGGACACCTGGGAGCCTCGGGGACACCTGGGAGCCTCGGGGACACCTGGGATACTCGGGACACCTGGGATCCTCAGGACACGGACACCCGCGATCCTCGGGGACACACGGGATCCTCGGGACACGGACACCCGGGAGCCTCGGGGACACCCGGGAGCCTCGGGGACACCCGGGAGCCTCGGGGACACCCGGGATCCTCGGGACACCTGGGAGCCTCGGGACACCCGGGAGCCTCGGGACACCTGGAATCCTCGGGACACAGACACCTGGGATCCTCAGGACATGTTCACCTAGGATCTTTGGGACAGGTCTCACACCTGCCTTTGAGGGAAGCAGGTCCCTGGTACCCACCTGACCAGCTGGAATTTTCCTGAAAGCACACCGCACGTGGCTGGTAAAATGAGCTGAAATGAGCACAAGGGACCCTACAGTAGCTCCAGGAGAAGACTGGCCTGATGTCCTTCCTGTAGGCACGGAAGAGCCATGGGCCTCACacccagggaacttctctggCCCCCTGGTAGAAACATCtttctgtttgtgctgaaaACCAGGCGACCCAAAGCCCAGCATTTCCACTGAAAGAGAATCATGCTTTCTGGCCACCTCTCTGCAGTCTGACCCTTATGCCCCTGTTTGCCCAGCAGAGCATATTTCCTTCTACTGTATGAAGGGATTGTGTGACACTGAACACAACATGCAGTGAGTAGCAGC
This window harbors:
- the LOC120751135 gene encoding collagen alpha-2(I) chain-like; translated protein: MGKPGAATGAAPAAARSRSALCCPSAATPQGWGGARGPRGRPGASGHGHLGSSGHLGSSGHGHLGASGHPGASGTPGSLGTPGILGTPGSLGDTREPQDTWDPRDTDTWDPRGHQGSSGHPGASGHGHPGASGHPGASGHLGASGHLGASGHPGASGHLGSSGHGHLGSSGTPGSLGDTWEPRGHLGYSGHLGSSGHGHPRSSGTHGILGTRTPGSLGDTREPRGHPGASGTPGILGTPGSLGTPGSLGTPGILGTQTPGILRTCSPRIFGTGLTPAFEGSRSLVPT